CGTGTCgcatctttttctcctttttttcaatgtttgatattttcgaaatcgataatacgattttttttgttaacgaGCGACTATCGTTCGAGGAAAACGGTTTAATTAATCCGGATTGACGAAATGGTTTGTTTTTTCTATGTTACGCAGGATCGAAATATGTCGTCGTTACGAACGGCCATGTTTCTACTCGTCGTTCTGATGGTGTTGATCGACTGCTCAACGGCCATCCCGGCAGCCGACAAGGAACGATTGTTGAACGAGGTAGACGTAAGTAACGAaatccttccccctccctttaCTCTCGCGATAGTCGTTTGTCAGAacgcttttattttaatataaaatagcacGTAAATAAGGAAGAATATCGTTCGTAACGAGCGACCGGCAACGGTAACATTGGTCGAGAAAATTCCACGTGATCGTTACGAGTCGAGCGAATGACAAATGTGCCTCGTTACCCCTCTCACCCTGCCCTCGATTTTACAACGAACACAAGTCTAAGCTACGAACAACTGTTCGACTTGAACtcgtttcgagaaaaagaaaaaaaagatcttttccttcctcttgctctctttcctttatcgttgtatatttatttatacatgtcgtcgtatatttatttaataattaattccgaTCGATTGAccgcgatttaaaaaatataatcgcgaTCAAAACCACCGCAGCTTTTGCTACGGagattaatttccatttccgGTTAATCAGTTAATTGCGATCAACCGTATATGGGATGGGACGAATAACTTTTAACATCGCTCTCTATCCATTCACGATTCaatatgatatgtatatttttgcggaataattttttggagAATAGGGGAGAAAGTTTCAAACCTCGAACAAAGAAAGAATAGGAATGAAGAGTTTCGTATTAGAGTCACGCGTCTTTCGAAGAAATGGAAAGAAGTACAATTCCGTCGGAAATTTATTTGGCACACTAGCGCGACGACAGTGAATCGCGTTTTTTTACGATATCCAGAGAGGAGTTTTTTGGTCGTTATTATGCCAACTGTTACCCTCAGACCCGTTCAAACTCTTCGCATTATCCTTCTCCATCCTCGAAAGAATGTTAATAACGGAGTTATCTTTACCTCCGAACAGTCATTTATTCGATTCCTCTTTCGACGTATTAAACTTTCCTACTGTTACATGATTACCGATCGATATACACGATTTTACCGATCGAGTTGAACTCTCTAATTCGAGATCATACGGCGAAATCTTTCAACCGCTTATAATTGAAAGGGAAACCTGTTGCTCTCGACGTTtcaatctattttcttttccagaTATCGAGTTAAAAACTTATCCGTAAATAAGTAAATCTCGCGTGTAATTCGTTTAATTGTTCAATCGTTTCGATTCTCCTTTACTTCGATCACTAGAGAATTATCGAGAGTCGTCTTCTTCGGTCTTTTGTGCTTCTCCTTCTTGAGATTTGAGagctgagagagagagagagagggagggagagagaaaggtcTCGTACAGTTAATTCAGAATTGGCATATCAATGTTACCGCAATGGTCGAGTGTACGGGTGACGTTAACTGCGCAATTAACGCTACCTCTGATAATCCATAGATATGGGTTTAATCGCGCGCATCCTCGGGATGATCAAAGACAAAGGATCCGTTTACCATGCTACGCTCGCATAGTTTCAAGCTGGCCTGTCGTCCTGAATTCTGAACCCAGAAATATTACACTGagattacttaatatatatatatatatctttctacaCGTGTAcagaatatatacatttaatctttatttttttaccgtCTACgagtacgattttttttttcaatgataaatcGGATTATTCGTCGAAtccaatatttagaattattcgaagaaaaataataattcgcggaattgaaatatttccagCGAACAATATAAACGGATATCGTTTCAAAAGAGACAAATTGAATTTCTCCTCCGGCTAAAGGAGATAGAAACGGATAAAGACTCGTGTCTTTTGCGGTGGATAACAAAGTAAATTGCCCGTATAACGAACTTGACTACCGATACTTGCgagataatttctatttcaatgaaattattattactcgcTTTTCACTATTCCTAAATTCGTGgtcaaattagaaattttgtatttattttatacaaaaaaaaaaaaaaaggaaagaaattgaaacgatggaagaaagggaaaatgTCCACTCACGTGTCAATATACTTCTTAATCCTTcgtacgaaatataatttgtactcCTGTTGCGTAATTCTTATCTAGATGTTTGAATTGCAAATAGGTTATTGCGCACGGCGTAGGAGAGATTCGTTCGTTTAAGCATTTAAACCGCCCTCGGAATTTACCGTAACATTAGCATACGTATACGTTACGGAGAAATGGGATACGAGATAATATTACGTAAAACAACAACACGCGTATATTTCTCTCTATCGATAtcaattattcttcttcttccaacaAAAGGATAACAGCATCTTTCTATTCGAGCAACTTATTAAGCTGCTTTTTTACAATTAGAAATTAGCTtagagaaatatcgaaaataggTAGATCGTAAGAGGTCTTGGAAAGGAACGGCGATAAATTTGCAGCTGATCCGATAATCGATATCTCAGCGACGGTTGATCCGATTTTACTTAACGTCCGGTTATTGGTCGCGAACGTTTGATtcgatgtttttataaaaaaagaaaatccctAATACCTTTCCTCACTTACcacgcgttttttttttcttaatcattaTACCGTACAAATTGTCTTACGATTCCTTCtcgatctttatttaattccaaTCGAATTGCTCAATTCTGAATGCAACATCGAAAACGTTTGCGTTACGTTATGCTCGAGCGttatcttgaaattattatatccattAACTCGGTTTTTGGTAATAAAAGGAAAGATCGAGATGGAGATATATGGAACAAGATGGCGGAGAGACGATTCGAGAAGctttttttctaatgtttATGAAAAGGTTGATCGTATACTCTTTCTCCACTGTCTATGCATGAACtgtatatataactaaaaataaagcGTTGCACTGTGATttgaataatgtatattaaccggacaaaatttattttcaaatgaataaaatatgattgttTTGATGTAATgtataataactatatattaaaattttaaatcctctttttacagattaaacaaaatatacgtatatagaaCGCAGAGAACTGATCGGtttctatgaatttttcaaaaagcaTTTCTCAaaacgtttattttaatttaaatataagataagttataaattatcgattaattttttgtttttttttcgtaaataaaacttaaaattaagtaattatttcatattggaAATTcacacaatataattatttgtcaatgattttttatatgttccaCGTAATAAGAGTCGAATGTACCAAAAGTAGaaattttctactttctttttattatattaaagttaatttaatctaaccattgatatttataaattaattttaacctatcttgtattataatatatatatatatatatatatatatatatatatatatatatatatatatatatatttcaatttgaattgggaatttttttatttctttcaatgttTAAGTCGATATGCAGTACGTCTTCTTGCAgtactttttccattttataatttttagtttttatcgttatttcgttaaattatcattgtttAGATCCACATCTATcagataatttatagaatagaattgtCGAGGATATTTTCTAGCAAATAACcagaactttttttaataaacattttttctcaACATCTGTTTCTTTAGACTACCATTTCTAATTCTGAAGGTCAAATTTATCGTATGTTGTGAAATTCGAAACGTTTTCCTAAGTTAATTGCCTGCCATAACTTTTTTGTTACATTCGCCGCGAAGATATTTTGCGCGGTTACTTAGGACTTCgaatcacaaatatttatatattttcgtatatttttgtatacattcattattatttatcatatttttatgttatatatatttttaacgaaacaataaattataacaaaatagcagtatttagtttttaaaaactaagTTTCCACATAAATTCAAAAccgggaaaaaaataattttgtccagttttttcctattattcttatatcattATTCGCGTTGTCGCGTTGAAACTAATTGTCCAAAGCATTTGTTTCAGTTGGTGGACGACGATGGAAGCATCGAGACCGCTCTGATCAATTACCTGTTCACGAAACAAATCGTGAAACGGCTTCGAAATCAACTGGACATCGGTGACCTTCAACGCAAACGAAGTTATTGGAAACAGTGCGCCTTCAACGCCGTCTCCTGCTTTGGCAAATAGAACGTCGAGTTGTTCCTCCATcattgtttctctctctctcactcttccCTTCCTCTGTCTCTCCCTTTGTCCAGTGGCTAAGCTTTTAAATAGACGACGAGTGTAGCTCGACGGCACAAACTCGGATTCCCAGTGTTGTCAAATTTGCATCCGCGAGTTTATGAATCTTTAGTAACTCTTTGATCGTATTTCAAAATGTACGTGTCCTTTCGGAGATTGGAATCGTTTTCGACTTGAAAATGTCGCGGATGTAAATTTAGCAATGATCCATTTCCCCGCAATACGCTATATCATATTAACGTCGATattaagaaaaggaaatagtAGATTGTAGTACGATGTATTGTAATTAAGAGCCTGCGTTAAGATTATagagttttcttttctcgagtCGGGACTTTGCGAAGCACGATAATTTCACCTTCTTGCCAATTATACtttacgtatttttaattaacgaagGACGTTGTTCAATAAAAGATCCATTTTTTCCGTTCTGTATACGATcgatctatttattttccgAATATATCTTGCTATGAATTCCAGtagcgaaataaaatatagaatgtacaatttacaattttctacGTTTCTTCGTTAAAGCAGTCGAGTTTCGAAGACTCGATTTCAAAGAACATGCTGGGATGCTTTCAAGGAAAAGATAAGTACAAAATACTCCTCGAATATTTCTTCCCAATTCTACGCTATTCCATTGTGTGTAAAGATGGTCATCGATGAGAACAGGGGCAGGAACAATAATTCTCGGCCAGTTCCACCGCGTGCTCTTCCGTCTCTTGAATTTCCAAAGTAGAGGCGGCCGCCTCTACCCAAGAGATGCTCACGTGCCTTACCGTCTTTGGAACATCCTCGAATTCCTGAGAAACGAAGCAGAGAATCGAAGTGAATGTTATTCCGCGGGGATTAATGTTCCTGTTTGCGTTTTACGGATGAGGAGTAATGATATTCCATAGGCGATGGAGAATTATCAAGGAGCGAACGACGCGAGCAATTGGCGTCTACGGTTAACAGAGTTGACAACTTCCACGAGTCGGAAGCCGCTTAATGCCAATGCTAGCACGCTGTAACGATGCCGGTGTTAACCAAGTTTAACTCCGTTATCGAGGCCCCGCTCGTTCTATCCATTAAAAACGCATCCATTAACTACGCGAtcgtaaactttttttatttccttttaccTAACCTCTAAACCGAGATAAAACGAGTTATTTTCAAGGATTCCACtatcgatcgatatattttcttttttccgttTTGAGCAATTTTTGCGAGCGATGAATCGCGCATTTCCTTCTaacaaaaaactttaaaaatcacGTACGTATCGAAGCTATTTCTCAAAACGATgttcaaattaattgatttcaacGAACGAACCTTTctctttagaaaaatataatgttttttcgtAAAGATAGATTATACGTACGTGAACAGCTGACGATAGAATTTCCTTACAAGGATGAATCATATACGTGGCTGTAGATTTGTCTTCGTCGTTCAACACCTTAGCCCCAAGACTGATATCGATTAAGGAGAATCGATATGTAACCCGATCGCGTTCGAAGTGGTAGACTCGAGAAGCTCGTACGTTCCCCTTTCTCGCGACACAGTCGTTAAGCAACTCGTCTACTTTAAATCCGCCTCGAGGGAGCGTGGTAAGACACGAAAGAAAATCTCGTGTTCCATTTTTCTGTCATGCTACTCTTGCCAACTATTCTCCTCCCCGAGGTGTTACGTACGAGGTTTACGTAAGTATGTTTTCCAAACGCGACCCATTCCACCAGATTCTATATATTCGTGCCAAAGTAATTAAGAAACGTCCCTTAAATCCTAATAGCCGTGTCGATTGAACGACCAATCGAGTTCGAAACTGCGAGTTTGTTTCCAAAGACGGAAACGATAATTATTCAAGAAACTCCTATTCCTTCAATAAGGAATAAAAGGATACGTCTTGAGCATGTTGCGAACGTAATCTCGTTGCTTGCTTTTCTTAAAGCTTGGCGCCAAGCAGATCAGTGCaccctttaaaacgcttttaGATTtctgtaaagaaaaagaaaagaaaaaaaacgaaacgatgATGTTGTCACGTTTCGATTTTAgaggttaatttttttcgctatattattatacgtggACATTAATTCATCGAAAAAGTAACTAgctaaaaatttcgaataaaattactctaagtaattatttattaaaatgccttaataatatttatttctattctagtTATTATAATCGATCCGTTTCTCATATTATCTCGGCCTTCATTTggcattacaattaattattattaattttaattaattatcgaagtaactttattcgtaatttcaagtattaaattttctccatCAATGACATGCGTTTATTACCAATTCGTTGCTCGTTAAATTATGCAACGATTTTGCATCCGACGGAAGACCATCCTTGGGTTTTCGTCCTTCAATCCAATTTAACGGGACTCCTGCAGCGGAATACTCGATGAACTATAAGATATAGGATATAAGGTTAAACGGATAAGATGGTACATCTCATTAAAACATGTAGCGATAAAAACGTACATCCTTATCTACAAAAGCATAATACGTTGCCTTCGTATCCCGTTcgttgaaaacatttttttctgcaGCATCGTGCCTTCTTTGATCCTTATTTCTTCCGTTAGATCTAGATCGTGTACGAGGAGAACTGGCTGCTGGCTTTGCGGGAGATTTCTTTGGAGAAGGTGTTTTAATCGTTTTTGAATCCTTATTTTTCCTTATTGGAGACTTTGATCTTTCATCTTCGCGTTTCGCTTTTGTGCTCAAAAAAGATGAATCTTCTTCGCTCGTTTtccttttatcaatttctttcttagaaAGAAGAGTAAAATCTATCGACTCggaattctttttgaaaagatttcgCAATTCGTTTAAAGTGATGGCAAAAGACCAATCTTTATCTGGACGAATACGCGTTACACGTGGAAATCTGATACTAATACCGTCAGCTGTGTGAACACCTTGATTGGTAAACTCTGCCCCAGTTATTTCCCACACCGGTTGTTTCTGCAAATCATAAACGTTTCGTTTGACCTGCTTTTAGCCGAGAATCGAACCAAGTTAAACCCAGATAATACCTTCGGATCCTTTGCAACAAAATCGGGAATCATTGGTTTATTAGCACGTAGCCAACGCGGTACTTTAGTTGGATCCTTgcctatttttatcatatcgaGCTCATCCTGAAGACTTGCCAGGGTTGCATCGTCGTGACCAGTATGTACCTGCatccaatcaaattttaaatttcgttggTGTTAagcgtacatatatatatatgtacttaatTTCTTACTTTGGTCACCGTTACCCAGTTGTCATGATCTTCATCATAGCAACCCATGAGGAATATAGACATCATACCTCctaaaaatcgtgaaaaatgaatcaaatagaaaaaaatatgcatacgAAGCAACATTGATAAATCGAATAACGAACCTTTGTTCCCTGTACCGTACCATGCGCCAAGCACGACGAGATCTGCACTATCGGCCATTGCACCGTTGTATAAATAATCCTTTTTTACCTTCAGCCAGTGCCTTTTACCCGGTTCATATTTGCTCTACGAATAAAAAGAACGTATCCCTAGAATTTGGGCGTAGCATACGGAATAAATTggtcattttataaataacatgcGTTAAATACGTGAATATCTTTGAGGACCAAGCCTTCAAGACCCATTTTAAGAACCTTGGCGATCATTTCTGCTAAATCTTGGGAATTCTGAAATTGTTATTGCTTACAATTTTCTACTTTTGCAATATCGAATTTAACAAttgaatcttaaattatttacatggaTTTCCTTCGTTTCCGAGAGCATTATTCTGTTTTGTATTTCTGTCATTCTCTCCGTTAATATCCGTCTTCGTTCTATCATAGATCTGCGCAAAACGATTTCTTTAGATgctaaataaaatacgaacgagagagaaatcGAAAAACTCACTTGTGCAACAAAACATGTCCGTTGTAATAAATACAATCGAAAACGAACAAACAGGCATTTGCATCTTTGAATTCAGCTTTCTAAAAAACGAAACCGAACAGTGATAATTTTCAAGGATTAAAGAGTTTCAACGAGGAGGGTATTCGAACCTTGTGAATGCCTAAGGTACCAAAGGGCAACGGTTTTCCAGTATTGCTATCGATCATGAGAATCTCGGAATCTAAAATCAGATCATCGCCATCTGGAAAAGCTtgtggaatataatttttgaaaagattcaCCTGGAACGATACAAAAAAGCGCGTGTAAAACCAATTGGAGGAATAGAAATCGGAacgaaaaagatttatttactttatgaGAAAGCACCGGTTTCAAGGATCTGCTAAAGTATCGAAATTCGTCCCCTTTCTTATGCACTTGAACGCGTTCTCCATCATATTTCACTTCGGCCAGCATTCCGTTTGGACATTTCTTCATCGCCATTTCCACGGATTTGCAAGCTTCTgcctgtttcattttttaacacaCTTTTACGATGATTTACGAAGACTTAAACGAAGAAGATACAAAAGCTTTACCAGCATAGGTAAAACAGGTGTCATCAGCGAAAGCGTAATCTTGATATTGGGAGAATTCGATTCTTGCTTCTTTGATTTCGACGATGGTTGCAAACACCGTTCGATAACGCTGTTCAAATCCCTGGATGTTTGGAAAGCCTCGTAAGCGTCTTCGTGCACCGCGGCCAAACTacgaaaatatggaatatagacgaaaaatatttgatctaGTTTAATCGTCTAGCTTGCTATTTATACTCACATATGTTTCGGACCAGCATTTATCCTTAAATCATGCTTGATCAGCCGGATTATCATCTTTAGATCGTCCAGAGTGCATCTGAAAAAACGAGCAACGATTTGCTTTCGAAGAAACGACGAAatagaggaaaaaataatttacctgGAGATGATGGAACGAAAGTGGCTAACTTGCTCCTCCTCTTTGGTTAAAAGGGACAACTCCTGTAGAAATTCATCCACCTAATGaggaaaaacaaattaatgattaCCTAACTTAACCTCTTTGCTTATCTCTATAAATATCAACAAGTCTGGATTACATATTAGATATTCATgtctatatattatagatatttgaatttcgaGGATTTTGTTTGGCAATTCAGTTTGAGTTTCGTGGTAATCcgaaaaacatgaaaaaaaaatccagccagagtttcttttctattttggaAGAATAcggaatattaatacatttcgaTCTTGTCTcgactatttattttttttcccacaCAAAGCGCATGATCCCTCCTGATGTGAATTAATGCAAATCTTCATCTGAGAAATCTGGGTTACCTGTTGAATGGTAAGTACGCTGTTTTCAGCTGGTTTTCGAGCGACGCTTCTCTTGAAAAAGAATCGGATGGTTTCAGCTACGTCTCCTCGGTCGAGATGTTCCAGCAtctcgtcctcgtcctcgaGCAGTATACGAGAAAACAGCTTGACCAATTGTTTGCTTTGCAAGTTGTACACCCTCTTCACGGCCCCGGGAAGCAACATTCTGCACCACAGCTTCACGTCGCTTTTAAAACCATCTGAAAACCGTCAtccgatttaaaaatatcgattaagagTATCTTTAAGTAAACAACACtttctttcgagaaattttcattctcaaatctgaaaaaagttaatatctaGATGCATGGTTTATTATTTAGGATCCCAAGTATCGCCAAGGCTACGCGACAATTGGCGAAAACAAACAAAGTGTTGTTCGATTCGAGTTAAAGAAACGCCGTGGGTCATCTGCTTAAACGGTAAGATAGGAAAGGGACAAGTAAAcggtaaaaagagaaaatggaaTCGAGTTGGACGTCGTCCGAAAGAATAATCCACGATCAGACGGGCAGTTATCGTGGCCGCAGTTATCGCCACTCGTAATTTTCCATTCCGTTGTTGCATCTCGATGCGgttttcgttcgtttctttcgaCGAAAGCGAAAGGGGGGAGGTGCGAATGCGTCCCGAACTAAAACCTAACCTCCAAATCTCGCGAAGGATGCGATCGAAGAAAGGATCGAAAtgcgaaattttcgaattaagaGCACAAGATCGAAGGCTGCGATGGACATTTTCGTGGAAATTAAGCGACGACTTTCTTTGCATCCAAGGAGTCACATCATCATTGCAAAACAGTTGCAATCGTTATCTCAGCATCCGTAATATTTACTTGTGATGAACgatacctttttcttttttttcaacggtcaaattttttctcctcttccgaTCTGTTCCgtgaaaacgaaaaataaattctgtatCTATCTCTAGATCGTtcgcttatttttttcattcatctcATCACGGATTACGCGCTCAATATCGAAATACGTGGGTTACGAAAGATATATCgcgtatataaagaaaaaaaaacacatacACACAAAAAATTGACGTCTTAACCCCGTTACAGGGTCAAACGAGGCGGAgcggaaatgaaaatttcgtttatcttTCTGTTAGGTTTTCGTAGGAGATTGAGGTTCAGAGAGAGAAACTGAAATTGCAACCGAAATTGTTTCGCTCGTGCGAGTTTCGTAACACGCGTGTATCCAATTCTATCgcagaaaattaattagagaTCCGATGCCCCGGAGTCCCTGACCCCATTATCATCCGAATAAAATACcctataaaaatacgaaattatcgCGGTGTTTACGTTGCGTGTGCGCGATACCCGATGCACCACCTTGTCTCGAGATCGATTGTTCCTCGATATGTATCCTCGATCCGTTCTAACGAGATTGGTCGATTGCATATTTCTTTCACTCATCGATCGATTCATCGAACGTATATGAAATTCTCTAACGGTTCTCGAAT
The sequence above is drawn from the Apis cerana isolate GH-2021 linkage group LG11, AcerK_1.0, whole genome shotgun sequence genome and encodes:
- the LOC107995312 gene encoding prohormone-1 codes for the protein MSSLRTAMFLLVVLMVLIDCSTAIPAADKERLLNEVDLVDDDGSIETALINYLFTKQIVKRLRNQLDIGDLQRKRSYWKQCAFNAVSCFGK
- the LOC107995253 gene encoding DNA ligase 3 isoform X3 — translated: MSNDEEKLFAVERAKSGRAKCKKCKCPIEKDTVRIAKLVANPFTDGKMKAWHHLTCLFEVFAKQRATTKKIDDPAEDVSGWEDLSKEDKAIVLRMIEEFEKNSKNHTPKGKGVEARKRKSEIGTESDPSLSKKTKKEKKEKEKEKKDSISSSEEEETDSSSATRSPEKRATKDDSFKEFQRVCNDVAREDAYTEKTAVLKRMFSKGSEGDGFKSDVKLWCRMLLPGAVKRVYNLQSKQLVKLFSRILLEDEDEMLEHLDRGDVAETIRFFFKRSVARKPAENSVLTIQQVDEFLQELSLLTKEEEQVSHFRSIISRCTLDDLKMIIRLIKHDLRINAGPKHILAAVHEDAYEAFQTSRDLNSVIERCLQPSSKSKKQESNSPNIKITLSLMTPVLPMLAEACKSVEMAMKKCPNGMLAEVKYDGERVQVHKKGDEFRYFSRSLKPVLSHKVNLFKNYIPQAFPDGDDLILDSEILMIDSNTGKPLPFGTLGIHKKAEFKDANACLFVFDCIYYNGHVLLHKSMIERRRILTERMTEIQNRIMLSETKEIHNSQDLAEMIAKVLKMGLEGLVLKDIHSKYEPGKRHWLKVKKDYLYNGAMADSADLVVLGAWYGTGNKGGMMSIFLMGCYDEDHDNWVTVTKVHTGHDDATLASLQDELDMIKIGKDPTKVPRWLRANKPMIPDFVAKDPKKQPVWEITGAEFTNQGVHTADGISIRFPRVTRIRPDKDWSFAITLNELRNLFKKNSESIDFTLLSKKEIDKRKTSEEDSSFLSTKAKREDERSKSPIRKNKDSKTIKTPSPKKSPAKPAASSPRTRSRSNGRNKDQRRHDAAEKNVFNERDTKATYYAFVDKDFIEYSAAGVPLNWIEGRKPKDGLPSDAKSLHNLTSNELKSKSVLKGALICLAPSFKKSKQRDYVRNMLKTLGAKVLNDEDKSTATYMIHPCKEILSSAVHEFEDVPKTVRHVSISWVEAAASTLEIQETEEHAVELAENYCSCPCSHR
- the LOC107995253 gene encoding DNA ligase 3 isoform X2 — translated: MTRGETAREFIHSKRNSRFIRSEWAAECSNGLLSRFAFREEEGRRRMSNDEEKLFAVERAKSGRAKCKKCKCPIEKDTVRIAKLVANPFTDGKMKAWHHLTCLFEVFAKQRATTKKIDDPAEDVSGWEDLSKEDKAIVLRMIEEFEKNSKNHTPKGKGVEARKRKSEIGTESDPSLSKKTKKEKKEKEKEKKDSISSSEEEETDSSSATRSPEKRATKDDSFKEFQRVCNDVAREDAYTEKTAVLKRMFSKGSEGDGFKSDVKLWCRMLLPGAVKRVYNLQSKQLVKLFSRILLEDEDEMLEHLDRGDVAETIRFFFKRSVARKPAENSVLTIQQVDEFLQELSLLTKEEEQVSHFRSIISRCTLDDLKMIIRLIKHDLRINAGPKHILAAVHEDAYEAFQTSRDLNSVIERCLQPSSKSKKQESNSPNIKITLSLMTPVLPMLAEACKSVEMAMKKCPNGMLAEVKYDGERVQVHKKGDEFRYFSRSLKPVLSHKVNLFKNYIPQAFPDGDDLILDSEILMIDSNTGKPLPFGTLGIHKKAEFKDANACLFVFDCIYYNGHVLLHKSMIERRRILTERMTEIQNRIMLSETKEIHSKYEPGKRHWLKVKKDYLYNGAMADSADLVVLGAWYGTGNKGGMMSIFLMGCYDEDHDNWVTVTKVHTGHDDATLASLQDELDMIKIGKDPTKVPRWLRANKPMIPDFVAKDPKKQPVWEITGAEFTNQGVHTADGISIRFPRVTRIRPDKDWSFAITLNELRNLFKKNSESIDFTLLSKKEIDKRKTSEEDSSFLSTKAKREDERSKSPIRKNKDSKTIKTPSPKKSPAKPAASSPRTRSRSNGRNKDQRRHDAAEKNVFNERDTKATYYAFVDKDFIEYSAAGVPLNWIEGRKPKDGLPSDAKSLHNLTSNELKSKSVLKGALICLAPSFKKSKQRDYVRNMLKTLGAKVLNDEDKSTATYMIHPCKEILSSAVHEFEDVPKTVRHVSISWVEAAASTLEIQETEEHAVELAENYCSCPCSHR
- the LOC107995253 gene encoding DNA ligase 3 isoform X1, whose protein sequence is MTRGETAREFIHSKRNSRFIRSEWAAECSNGLLSRFAFREEEGRRRMSNDEEKLFAVERAKSGRAKCKKCKCPIEKDTVRIAKLVANPFTDGKMKAWHHLTCLFEVFAKQRATTKKIDDPAEDVSGWEDLSKEDKAIVLRMIEEFEKNSKNHTPKGKGVEARKRKSEIGTESDPSLSKKTKKEKKEKEKEKKDSISSSEEEETDSSSATRSPEKRATKDDSFKEFQRVCNDVAREDAYTEKTAVLKRMFSKGSEGDGFKSDVKLWCRMLLPGAVKRVYNLQSKQLVKLFSRILLEDEDEMLEHLDRGDVAETIRFFFKRSVARKPAENSVLTIQQVDEFLQELSLLTKEEEQVSHFRSIISRCTLDDLKMIIRLIKHDLRINAGPKHILAAVHEDAYEAFQTSRDLNSVIERCLQPSSKSKKQESNSPNIKITLSLMTPVLPMLAEACKSVEMAMKKCPNGMLAEVKYDGERVQVHKKGDEFRYFSRSLKPVLSHKVNLFKNYIPQAFPDGDDLILDSEILMIDSNTGKPLPFGTLGIHKKAEFKDANACLFVFDCIYYNGHVLLHKSMIERRRILTERMTEIQNRIMLSETKEIHNSQDLAEMIAKVLKMGLEGLVLKDIHSKYEPGKRHWLKVKKDYLYNGAMADSADLVVLGAWYGTGNKGGMMSIFLMGCYDEDHDNWVTVTKVHTGHDDATLASLQDELDMIKIGKDPTKVPRWLRANKPMIPDFVAKDPKKQPVWEITGAEFTNQGVHTADGISIRFPRVTRIRPDKDWSFAITLNELRNLFKKNSESIDFTLLSKKEIDKRKTSEEDSSFLSTKAKREDERSKSPIRKNKDSKTIKTPSPKKSPAKPAASSPRTRSRSNGRNKDQRRHDAAEKNVFNERDTKATYYAFVDKDFIEYSAAGVPLNWIEGRKPKDGLPSDAKSLHNLTSNELKSKSVLKGALICLAPSFKKSKQRDYVRNMLKTLGAKVLNDEDKSTATYMIHPCKEILSSAVHEFEDVPKTVRHVSISWVEAAASTLEIQETEEHAVELAENYCSCPCSHR
- the LOC107995253 gene encoding DNA ligase 3 isoform X4 encodes the protein MTRGETAREFIHSKRNSRFIRSEWAAECSNGLLSRFAFREEEGRRRMSNDEEKLFAVERAKSGRAKCKKCKCPIEKDTVRIAKLVANPFTDGKMKAWHHLTCLFEVFAKQRATTKKIDDPAEDVSGWEDLSKEDKAIVLRMIEEFEKNSKNHTPKGKGVEARKRKSEIGTESDPSLSKKTKKEKKEKEKEKKDSISSSEEEETDSSSATRSPEKRATKDDSFKEFQRVCNDVAREDAYTEKTAVLKRMFSKGSEGDGFKSDVKLWCRMLLPGAVKRVYNLQSKQLVKLFSRILLEDEDEMLEHLDRGDVAETIRFFFKRSVARKPAENSVLTIQQVDEFLQELSLLTKEEEQVSHFRSIISRCTLDDLKMIIRLIKHDLRINAGPKHILAAVHEDAYEAFQTSRDLNSVIERCLQPSSKSKKQESNSPNIKITLSLMTPVLPMLAEACKSVEMAMKKCPNGMLAEVKYDGERVQVHKKGDEFRYFSRSLKPVLSHKVNLFKNYIPQAFPDGDDLILDSEILMIDSNTGKPLPFGTLGIHKKAEFKDANACLFVFDCIYYNGHVLLHKSMIERRRILTERMTEIQNRIMLSETKEIHNSQDLAEMIAKVLKMGLEGLVLKDIHSKYEPGKRHWLKVKKDYLYNGAMADSADLVVLGAWYGTGNKGGMMSIFLMGCYDEDHDNWVTVTKVHTGHDDATLASLQDELDMIKIGKDPTKVPRWLRANKPMIPDFVAKDPKKQPVWEITGAEFTNQGVHTADGISIRFPRVTRIRPDKDWSFAITLNELRNLFKKNSESIDFTLLSKKEIDKRKTSEEDSSFLSTKAKREDERSKSPIRKNKDSKTIKTPSPKKSPAKPAASSPRTRSRSNGRNKDQRRHDAAEKNVFNERDTKATYYAFVDKDFIEYSAAGVPLNWIEGRKPKDGLPSDAKSLHNLTSNELKSKSVLKGALICLAPSFKKSKQRDYVRNMLKTIWWNGSRLENILT